One genomic window of Paenibacillus xylanilyticus includes the following:
- a CDS encoding LytTR family DNA-binding domain-containing protein has translation MKVTFETDASMERSLAKIVTNPAEQQRWDEIDKAISHLERQLVVINPKNNRNVQIQPSSILAIESEDRMCNVRVISGESYLLGKRLKYVEEDVDSSQFLKINNSTMINVKHIQAFAATDHARIQVELKDGSSYYVSRYYIKNFRGKLL, from the coding sequence GTGAAAGTGACATTTGAAACAGATGCATCCATGGAACGAAGTCTCGCCAAGATAGTGACCAATCCTGCCGAACAACAGCGTTGGGATGAGATTGATAAAGCGATTAGCCACTTGGAAAGACAGCTGGTCGTCATCAATCCGAAGAATAATCGCAATGTCCAGATCCAGCCAAGCTCAATTCTTGCCATTGAGTCCGAGGATCGAATGTGCAATGTACGTGTAATTTCGGGAGAGAGCTATCTGCTTGGCAAACGTCTTAAATATGTGGAAGAAGACGTGGATTCGTCCCAGTTTCTGAAGATTAACAACTCAACGATGATCAATGTTAAACACATCCAGGCGTTCGCCGCCACAGATCATGCCAGAATCCAGGTTGAGCTTAAGGATGGATCCAGCTATTACGTCAGTCGGTACTATATCAAAAATTTCAGGGGGAAATTATTATGA